gttcttctcggttcaccgcatggacaggacacgggactcggggaagtcaaggggaggcggcgtgtgtttaatggtgaacaacaactggtgcaacagtgcgaacgttgttcctctcacacgctcctgcacaccaaatctgcaactactgtccatcatgtgtcgtcctttttatctacctcgggaatttacatcggtcattgtaagtgccgtttatattccaccacaagcggacacggtcaccgccttatgcgagctgcatgaggcactcacacagcaccagacacaacaccgggacgctgcgcttattgtgacgggggactttaatagtgccaacctcaaacgcgcagcgccgaacttttatcaacacatcacctgccccaccaggggtgaaaggacactggaccactgctacactacggtcaaggacggctacaaggcacaatcccgccccccatttggcaaatctgatcacgccgccatcttcctcatgccaaaatacaaacaaaggctgaaacaggaagttccggttcagaggaaggttgcgcgctggacggatcaatcggtggccgcgttacaggacgcactcgatgacgcagactggggcatgttcagaaacagctccgatgatgacgtcaacgtgtttacggaagcggttgtgggattcatcgggaaactagcggatgataccgtggagacaaagactatcacaacgtttcccaaccagaagccgtgggtggataaaaccatccgcgacgctctgagatcccgcaccgctgcctacaacacgggactcatgacgggggacatggacccgtacaaagccgcgtcatataacgtgcggagggcggtgaaagaggcgaagcagcgctacgggaggaaactagagtcacaactccaacagagtgactctaggagcctgtggcggggactaaggacaataacggactataaagcaccaacaaccggtatgacgaacgcggccgtgactctggcagacgagctgaacactttctatgctcgcttcgaggctgcagctaaggtctccaacaatgctagtgttagcggcgctaacggctgcagacaggaagatactgccagcaccggaaacgtgctcgtcatctccgagcatgaagtaaggagagccttcaagagagtgaacaccaggaaagcagcaggaccagacggcatcccaggtcgtatcctaagagactgcgcataccagctagctcctgtgttcactgagatattcaacatctctttatctcagtcggtgatccccacatgcttcaaagagtccatcattgttcctgtcctgaagaaaccccaccctgcttctctcaatgactatcgccctgtagccctcacctcagtagtgatgaagtgctttgaacgcctggtcagagacttcatcatttcttcactaccagacacactggacccactacagttcgcttaccgtccaaatcgttccacagacgatgccatctctcatctcctccacacatcactcactcacttggacactagaagggggaattatgttaaaatgctcttcatagactacagctctgcatttaataccataattccctccacactcaccaccaagctggagcatctgggactcagctcatctatgtgtcagtggatctccaacttcctaactggcagaccacaggcagtaaggatgggcggacatgtctcagcctccaccactctcagcactggagccccccaggggtgtgttctgagccccctgctgtactctttgtacacatatgactgtgtggccactaccagctccaccaccatcatcaagtttgctgacgacaccgtcgtggtgggcctgatctctgataacaacgagacggcctacctgaaggagattaggaatctggagaactggtgccagaggaacaacctccttctaaacatcagtaagacaaaggagctgatagtggacttcagcactaagcaggagaggaactaccagacccccgtcatcaacgagtgcccagtggagagagtggacagcttcaaatacctcggagttcacatcacgcaggacctgtcatggtcctgtcacatcaacaccgtggtgaaaaaggcccgacagcgtctctaccacctcagacgcttgagagacttccaactgccctccaaggtgctcaggaacttttactcgtgcaccatagagagcatcctggcgggaaacatcttaacctggttcgggaacagcaccatgcaggatagacgagctctacagagggttgtgcggtcagctgagcgcaccatccgctccgagctccctgacctgcactcaatctacagcaggcggtgctggaccaaggccaggaagatcgtgaaggacctcagccatcccaacaacagactgttctctctgttgaggtcaggaaagcgattccgctccctgaagaccaacacagagagactgaggaggagcttcttcccgcaggcgatacggtctctcaatcacaccaccacacagtactgacccacacatatggttcttacacacacactggactttctggacattgtttttgcacaacactggtcactatattcttcatttccagttaatacttgtacagctgctgttattgtgtatatatttatttatatttagatttcttcatacattcttatatagttctatattgtgtattgtgtattttgttgtacagttattttattttcaactttaatttatatattttatcttattcttcccagttaaatttacccttcattctaatttgtgttgtacagttatttcatttttaaccttaatttatattttattccctcctagttaaatttaccctttttaattttgcatatttatttcctatcttattcatagcctttcctttttttgttttctttaggtcacgagcagttgtccaagcatttcactacatatcgtactgtgtatgactgtgtacgtgacaaataaaatttgaatttgaatttgaatttgatttgatgtcGTGTGATGGGATTGTGTTCTTCAATTACATTTACAATGCGCCAAATTACTACAACAAACAGCTCAAGGCTATGCCATTAAGAGTAAGGATTTTGTTAAACACCATGTTTCTAAGATTTATATGACAGAGTACAATAATCTcatttttatctgaatttagaagcagaaaattagaggtGTTTAGGTGTCTAAGACATCCCTGCAGTGTCACTAATAAAAGTGGGTATTAATTACATAGCTGTGAAAATGGATGCTATGCCTtataatgatactgcctaatgGAAGCATAAATTAATGTCTGATTatcttttctgtgtttcttcaAGTTTGTAATGCTGCACATATTAAAGGATGAATTAGGGCTGTTTGGGACTGAAAGTTCACTGGAATAGTTTTAATTAGACACACGTTCACTGTTTTTCATCAGATTCTTGCTTCCATCACTGGTTTGTTCAATATAAAAATTATATCAGATAAGAAAATAAACCCTGTGtagtttaaaattttaatcaaaCTGAAATGTCGCTGAACACTGTTGGACATATCTTTTAATCTCATCGACAAAATCTTTAAACACCTAAATGTGCCATTTACCATCTTGTAAAACTGTTCCCTCTGCTTCTCTTGCACATCTCCACTGACTCTTTCTTCTTCACCACTCCTGTGCACCCAGTCCAACGCTCTGGACTCCCCTGCCTCCCTAAACTGGTGTGTTTAAATCTCTCTAGCTCTGTTGTGAACTTCACACGAAATTTGTGGTAACAAAATCTAACTGATGCAGATATCCTTGGAAAAATACacactgatgaaaaaaaaataaaaaaataaaaaaaataaaaacaaactgctcAAAGTAAAAGCAGAGCCCTCCCTTTGCACTGTGTGCTCTTTTAAATGCTGGTAGTACAAAATACAGTACCAACTCATTCCAAAGGGTGAGGCAACGTCTCACAAGAggttcacccgaaaccttggaAGATTGGACCAACACCTGTTTCAAACCTTGACTCAAGTGATTAGGCGAAAGATCAATAGGGGGACACTCCCCTAGGGCTCAAAATCTGGGGCTCTCCACCAATtgttcttagaactgaagaagcttcttggatgagaggtgaaacatcttcaagcaactccaGATGTCGTCCAGATACTTttttttccaagctccttagactatgatgaACCTGCACAGACATAATCTTGTATCGTTTaacacattttctctctctctctcttacacacacacacacacgcatgcatgcgcacgcacgcacacacacacacacacaaaattagacacacacactttttgtcTCCAAAGTAAACTTTTTTTGCTTAAAATGACAACAAGACATCATTATAAATTATTGCTCCTTACCTAATTTAATTTCTATTACATATCTCATGTATGTTATAAATATTAGAACTTTATGACATGGGATAAAACGTATGACTGTCATAAATCTTTATTACTTCCAATCATAAATCATAGGGCCGTTACGCATTCTTTGACACAAAGTATTTCACATCACCCTCTTGTGGAATTTAATtttcacagtaaaataaaagatGAAGTCTGTGTTTAGAACAGCTGTTCAGCTCACCACATGTCCAATAAATATGAGACTTACTTTAACTATACAGTCACGtgagagtcctgtgaaaaacttaAGCACATCCCATAAGTCATAAGCGCAGGACTTAAAGttattgttttctgtgttctgtgtTTATAACATGggtaacaaagaaaacagattttctgCCAGTTCTCTGTGTTGGAAAATGTACACGTGGTAAATATTACAAGCACTAAAAATGATACTTGTCATCTTTAAATGCTTCAAATGGCTCACACGCCACAAATTCGAGCATCCTCTTTGTATTGGTTTAGGACTGGTAACGTCTCACAGTCACAGAGGGGCTTGTGCATGAATGAGCTTTGTGCTTCATCCTCTGTCTGTGATTTAACTTCAGTGTTTTCTTGAACTTATTAAAGAAAGGATCCAACACAACTCAGGAATCTCAATTtcagcctttttattttgttctcacTGTTTCTGTGATTGGTGCTTCTTATAGTAAGGCACTTTGCAGCGCTCCCAGTTCCGTctctctgctgcagctgctctcctcctcttcctcctcctccccctctccgGCCTGGCCGCTACTGAAATAGGAAAGGCATAACTAGAAGATTCTCACCAGCTGCAAAACCCTGCCTTCCCTACCACCACGCCCTGAACCTACTGCTCAACTCCTTCCCTGCAGCCAAACCACCAACCTCACTCCACCACACTCTTATGTCACCTCCAAGCAGTAGTGATGACACTCATATATTCACATTTAGGAAAACACAGCAAAAGTGGAATCCATCTTTGAACGTACTTCACATATCATGTTCTTGTCACGTCATTTTAGGCTAAGTTGCATAACATATTTACTGTACGTAAGAGTGAAAATTAAGTTAGCAAGCAACCGAGTATACTCACAGGCTAGTGAATACACCTTCTGAATGTAGAGAACAAAGTTTTCATCCCgtcacacataaaaacaaatggaaataaACTAATTTGGTTGAATAACAAAGCAAGGTTAATGGGGAAAAAATATGTCTACTGTAGTGACACTGAGGCATGGAAGGATTTGAATCATGTGAACTAAACATTCAAACTGGTGATAGTGATCATGAtgtttgtaaaaacaaaacaaaacaaaaaaactttaaaacacatcagatctcaGTGGTGAAACAAGTCATGCTGGATATCTAAAATAATATCGACGGGGTAATTTTTTAGCAATGAAAGGATAACAAATCATTGAATGGAAATGAAAATGGTCACCCTACAGAGCTCTAAACTAAAAGAAAACCCACAAATCAAAGTAAGAAATAATAGAGCAGGCTAGTCTATTTTACCGAAACTTCACTAcagtaactcaaaatgttacTAAGTAGTTTGTTTGGCCTTCACATGTCTGTATGCATGTCTGGCAACATTGGGGCATGCTCCTAATAAGATGATGGATTGTGTCCTGGGGAATCGCCtcccagatctggaccagggcATCACTGAGATCCTGGACAGTCTGAGATGCAACCTGGCCCAAAACGTAATGTCCCAGCGGTATTCTGTGGGATTTAGATCCCTTCATCCTGCACAAGCTGCCTGCATACTCTCACCACTGTAGCCCACTGAACCAATGTAGGGTCTAACAGTGGGTCCAAAGATTTCGTCTTGATTCCGAATGCAGTGAGGCTGCCGTTGCAAAGCCTGTAGCAAGGCCTGCAATTCTGCTATTCTATGATTTTTTTCatcagagacattcacaccagtggcCTACTGGAGGTCATTTTGAAGCCCTGGCAGTGCTCACCCTGCTCAGCACTCCAGCTCTCCTAGAGTCCCTGTCCgtctcctggaatctcctccatgcttTTGAGACTGTGCTGGAAAACACAGGAAATCTTCTAGCAATGGCACTTGttgatgtgccatcctggaggagACTCATCTGTGAaacctctgtagggtccaggtatTATCTTATGCTACCAGCAGCTAAATGCAAAACTAATgaaaaaacagtaagaaaagatGAGGAGGTAAAAATGTGgcctccacctgtaaaaccTTTCCTGTTTTGTGGGCTGTCTCTTTGTTGCCCCTCTAGTGCAcctgttgttaatttcattaacaaCAAAGCaactgaaactgattaacaaccccCTCTGCTACTTAATTAACCAGATCAATATCACTGAAGTTTAAATCACTTGGTACTataattaactcattcactgccattgacgtctatagccgtcaatggcagtgaatgagtcaatgggtttaactcattcactgccaatggctggcagtgaatgagttaattctTTTGAGCAGTGTATAAGTTAAGGTAAACTTATTAAATTAATGAGGCAGTTAAAGGTTGTAAACCTTGAATGGAGAAAGTGCGGGACGTCCTGCTAATTGTGGTTTAccaactttgtctttctctgaaGCTGCTGTATTCActgttatttatatttacatatatatattttttaaagattaaacAATTGAAAATATGGTGTGCATATATTATacaaacacaaatattaaaacaatGTTTGTACACTAACGTTTCAGAAATTTTTTTAAGGCATATGTGTCGTCTTTCACGCTATTTCAACAACACTCAAACACAAAAATCCTCACCTTTGACAGTTTTCTGTCAGTAGGTTGTGGTGGTTTGCATGTACACGATCCCTGAAGGCTCTAGAAAGGGACTAAGTAAATATCCAGAACAAATTGAATTTGAATGCTGCTGCTTTGCttctgatttaaatgacttggggggggggggtgccaCACCAGAGCTATCCATCAATTTAGTTGGGACATAGATGGCAGGTTTTGCATGAAGCTCTGAATCACCACTGGTATCTTTTCAGACTTGTTGCAGAGGGATCATAACCGGAGTGAATTTCAAAGCTTCCCTGCTAACATCTACCAAGGTAAGTGCTGCTGTACAAACAGGTCTGAGGAATGAATGGGAGAGACTAATATTTATAAAGAGATTAAGAGAAAACAGTGTGATAGCCACGTAAGTTTGGCTGATTTCAGTTTAAATCTGCTGAAACATTATGTTAAAAGCAGTTTAACTTCCTGAGACTAGCATGTATGCATGTACAACTCATtctctattttttcttttgtcattttagAGCAATTTCACTAAAACAACCATCTGAGACTTAGGTTAACACATTACGTCTTTGtctgattttgattttgttgtaATGTTTTACACTGACTGACAGCAAATAGTAGTAAAATTTATAGCTGACAAAATATGTAGTGAGCAAAGTGACAATAAACACAGCTCAACTGAAAGAGAACTGAATTGGTTTAACTCCTGTTTTCATGTCAGTGATTGAAAACCATGATTAATTAAACTGTCACATAGATATAGGAACAAGTatagataaaaaaataataattaaaaaaggcAGCTCATTAAAGAAGTATTCCTGTATAAACTGGACCACAGTCACTGTAGTGTCTGAAAGTACTTGGTGTCACACAACTGAACATAGTCTAACTAACGAGACGGGGAACCAAGACAGATCATGACACTTAATTGCTAAAGAGTTATTATATCTACATTTTTGAAACAGCCGTTTATAGAGGAATTAACCTGAAATAACCAAAATGCTATTTATGTCATCAAAGGGTTAGTAGGGATAATTACAAAAGGCTCTCAAGATACAGGTTGGCAGATACACAAGTTTAACTGACGCTGatagctcaacgatccagcgaagactAGTGCAGACTCGCCATCTAAGTGGTGCAGTAATCAGCTGGGATCAGTGGCTGGTGCGGTGATGAGCAGGTGTGTGGGCTAGCAGCGGGAGTCCGCAATGAGCGTCGCCgcggcgagagagagagtgagagagagcaaacaaaccacaaacatattGCCCAATAGAGGATCGACCAGcggggcacagggaccatgacaattTGTCATCAAAGATCCATTTAGACTGGTCTACACTGTTAGTGCTctttaaacatcaaaataaactaaaactcaatACGATGGGTCAGATGACCCAAGATCGTGACAAAGGGATCAGACACTGAACACAGTGTATGATCCgccaaagaagaacaaaaaacaaaagctatCTCACTATTCAGTTTGATCTCACTCGCACTCTTATTTTGTAAATGTCATTACaacaatttatttaaattagtATTTCtattgttttgtgttcttttctttttaaataatagGACATTTCACTTgaaatttgaaatgttttattgatttctttAAACACACAAGCACCTATATCTGTGCAATTTACTCTAGTTGTGTTTAATGAAGAGTTTATTGTTCCCAGCATTTATCAGTAGAGCGTTATGTGGACACAGCAGACGCTGCTCTTCCTCACTATAaaatttctgttctgtgtcctgtctgTGCAGGCTTTCTGTCCACTTTTCTCCTGTGAAAAACACAATGACGAAGCACGTTGCCCTCTTGCTCATTCTTTTCCCCGTGTGTGGAGATCTGCTGGACATCAAGTTTTATAATAACCCTTACGAGTATACCTGGGAAGAGGCAGTAGCATTCTGCAGGAAGAACCACACTGACTTGGTCCGAGTGAGAACTGCAGAAGAGAATGAAGCTCTACAGCACTCTGGATGGATCGGTTTGTCCCGGAAGGATGCAACAAGTCCATGGAAATGGTCCAGAGGAGACGAAATAGCCATCTTCACACCATGGGATGGTACATTTTCATACTATGTTTCTTACTCCTTAGATGTTACAAGATCAAACTTACTGGTAATTATACCAAACTTATTTGCATTGTGACCTGAAATAAATTTGAGATATTTTGAGCATTCAACAATTTGAGTGGTGAGAAAGGATCAGATTTACAGTGTGGAGCAGTGTTGTCTACCACAGTGTTGACTGTAATGAGTTTCATGAAGTCCCAAACCAACTGTTTCAGCTGGAACTTCAGCAAGGAGGGTTTGTTAGACACATAAACACTGTACTGGTAAAATGATTTGATACTGAATCTAGATAAAAATAGACCTTTAAAACATCTCTGAAATCCAGCCGTCTTTTTTGTCTATTGTACTTCGACTTCTTGCAGCACCAAAAGAGGATGAAAACTGTGTGAACAGAAAAAGCGACGGAAAATGGGAAAGCAAGAAgtgtgatgaaaaaaaaactttcctaTGTTATGAGGAAAAGCTGATTCTGGTGAAGGAGAATAAAACATGGGAGGAGGCATTAGAACACTGCAGGTCTCTGGATGGAGTGGTCACAGAAGATCCAGCCTCTTCATACAGGAACCACGGCTATGACCTGGCCTCCCTGATAACTCCAGATAACTACACCACTGCACGAGAGACCACAAAAGAGGCTACCACTGATGAGGTTGGGCAGTTTTCTGCATGCGCTTCTGTTGGTTAGAGACTCATAACTATACTTACTGtaactttgtttgtttctctttgtttaCTGTTGGCAGGTGTGGACAGGCCTGTGTAACCTGGCTGGTGAGTGGCTGTGGGTGGGTGGAGAAGAAATGCAATATGAGGATATCCCAAAATGCCCAACCGAGGGCCTCTGTGGCGTCCTCGAGAAGAATGGTAGTTCACCCTACGGCATAAGAAACTGCCAGCAGAAAAGGAACTTTCTCTGTTCCAAAATGAATTAAGTACTGTACTTAAGTAAAAATTTGATATATCTGTACTTACCTTTCCATCTTATGACACTTAGATACATGTGTGTCAAAGTAAACAGGAGAAATAATCCAAAGCAGACTCCACAGACAGGGTTAAACAAAAATGAACCGTTATTCAGGTATATGAGTGAGTCCAAAATTAGAAATTCCAAGAACAATGGGAACCTGACCAACACTTTACACTACCAGTTAAAAGTTTTTGAGTTAGAATAATTGTACCTTCATTCATGATGTATGTTACCAAGATATCAATTAATATAGTCAGTACATTGAAAAGGTGAGAAATAGTGATGAGATGTTTTCATACTGTTAGATTATacaatgatgatagattaatgCAAACCAGAAAAATCATAACGTCTTGTTATATGTGTTATTTTCCTAATGTAGTTGTGTGACATGTCAAGTAAATTCTGGACTATACATAATTTAAAAGTTGTCTCAAGTCAATAAAGATATTAAATAAAGATTAATGTGCAGTTAAGCAATTATTTGTCTTTATAAGCAGTGGTGAGGGAACCATATGGTTACTTTCACTGCTATGAGGCTTTTTTTACATCCTAAAACAGGCCGTCTTGTATTccttttgaaaaaaatgttttacagaATTCGAGAAGTACACTCTAACTACATACATAGGAATTTGTTatgaaacagctgtgtgcaggcaggagtggtAGTAGGAGGACCCAGTGTGCAAACACTCGGAGGTGGAACttgaactcaaaacagctttaatactGAACTCAAAAGGGTACCAATAGTGATGTGTCCTGTGTGTCGAAGCGTCGAATCGTGTGTCGGGTAATCTCGGGGCGTTTTTTTgtgaagcgcgtatcgaggcttgctttgaTTACGTATGCAGTGACGTTCGAGGCCTCGCGGGCAGTCCGTACCACGTGACTGATTCAGGGACTGGTTCACCGGTTCGCGCCAGATTCGAAATAAAAtgggcagaaaaacagctgatTCCCCATCACACTGTGTTGTGGAATTGGATTACGTATGTGCTACATAGTTACTTGTGCATTTCTTATTCGATGGAACCAGCAAGgaagagatgttttttttttttaattttgtctctcctaataaagtatgcacacagtaataaatatcacaaatgataaacaccaaaatataaataaacaacactaCACATCCTATAAtctgatttctgtcttttagtttattaaaaaGTGAAACACCAAACACTAGTTTGTGTCATTATCCAGATGTACATAAGCATGATTACACAGGTACTAGGAgcgggttttgattatcgattaaaatcgattctagcttggataacgtgatatcgattcattaaaatcctgaatcgatttttaatataaatattattacatttcaaccaccaccaaacagctaaaacagtaaatgagaggaGGTACACCGAtactgcacaaagacgtaaacacaaggCGCGGACCGCtgacggatcagaatcagtgagatgtcgcctttctcaccagacagcacggacacggtcggggctgaaagccgacagttcactgattctgatccgtcggcGGGTCCGTGCTTCGTGTTTACGCcttttttgcgctgattctgaagctgcaggttttatttctcttcaaacaatattgaccgaaccagcggAAAAAggagatccaaactacgcttcacataaacatcgtcatgaatttcctctgacttttgctgttttgctttcaccaggataaaatcacacttcatgcacagctttctctctctcacacacacacacacacacactctctctctctctctctctctctctctctctctctctcacacacacacacacacacacacacacacacacacacacaaacacacacacacagtgtacttcaagaacagtttcccgtctaaaaatctgttttctgcattattcgcttgtttGTTACGCATAAGACCTCCGTTGTTTGTCAGCCGCTGTTCTTTCCCATTTAAATacttctgaaaagaaaacctaatttctgccgttcaataggctactaaaataatttaaaatttttaacattatgcaaaatt
The window above is part of the Maylandia zebra isolate NMK-2024a linkage group LG23, Mzebra_GT3a, whole genome shotgun sequence genome. Proteins encoded here:
- the LOC143414926 gene encoding secretory phospholipase A2 receptor-like codes for the protein MTKHVALLLILFPVCGDLLDIKFYNNPYEYTWEEAVAFCRKNHTDLVRVRTAEENEALQHSGWIGLSRKDATSPWKWSRGDEIAIFTPWDAPKEDENCVNRKSDGKWESKKCDEKKTFLCYEEKLILVKENKTWEEALEHCRSLDGVVTEDPASSYRNHGYDLASLITPDNYTTARETTKEATTDEVWTGLCNLAGEWLWVGGEEMQYEDIPKCPTEGLCGVLEKNGSSPYGIRNCQQKRNFLCSKMN